The sequence CATTCAAGACACTGAGGCCAACTTACGCCTTGGTCACCTCACGGCTTTTTCCCCGAAAAGCACCGATGAGTTGGCCAAGCTTTTTCAAGCACATCCGAACGCTAAGCTGGTTGCTGGCGGTACGGATTTAGCACTGGAAGTGACTCAATTCCATCGTGAGATTGAAACACTAATCAGCGTTAACCTTGTTGAAGACATGAAAGTATGTGAAGAGACAGACACTGACTTAATCATTGGTGCCAACCTGCCTATTAGCGATTCATACTCACTACTGAAAAAACACTACCCAGACTTTGGTGAACTTCTGCATCGCTTTGCTTCGCTGCAAGTGCGTAACCAAGGAACCATTGGCGGTAATGTTGCGAATGCTTCGCCTATCGGTGATACACCTCCTCTGCTGATTGCACTTAACGCGAAAATCAAACTGCGTTGCGGTGATGAGTCACGCATCATGCCGATCGAAGATTACTTCATCAGCTACAAGGTGACTGCTCAGAAAGAGAGTGAATTCATTGAACAGATTATTATTCCAAAGCCAACCAATGACAGCTTCCGAGCTTACAAACTGTCTAAACGTTTAGACGATGACATCTCTGCGGTTTGTGGTGCGTTTGATATTCAAATTGAAGATGGCAAGGTTTCCTATGCTCGCATCGCCTTTGGCGGTATGGCAGCAACACCTAAGCGCGCGGCGCGTTGTGAAAATACGTTATTAGGCAAACCGTGGACAGACGCTAATATTAAGTTAGCGATGCAGGAACTGTATAACGACTTTGAGCCGCTATCGGATTTCCGTGCAAGCCAAGAATACCGTTCATTGTCAGCGGCTAACA comes from Vibrio bathopelagicus and encodes:
- the xdhA gene encoding xanthine dehydrogenase small subunit, giving the protein MTVLNYLRTKINKTGTKEGCGSGDCGACTVVLGEVVDGQLQYRSVNSCLTFVSALHGKQLITVEDLQNKDRSLHPVQKAVVDFHGSQCGYCTPGFIMSMFALGKNKPDASKEDVMESLAGNLCRCTGYRPIVDAAMSLSTDQPLIDQFAELERNTIKKLESIQDTEANLRLGHLTAFSPKSTDELAKLFQAHPNAKLVAGGTDLALEVTQFHREIETLISVNLVEDMKVCEETDTDLIIGANLPISDSYSLLKKHYPDFGELLHRFASLQVRNQGTIGGNVANASPIGDTPPLLIALNAKIKLRCGDESRIMPIEDYFISYKVTAQKESEFIEQIIIPKPTNDSFRAYKLSKRLDDDISAVCGAFDIQIEDGKVSYARIAFGGMAATPKRAARCENTLLGKPWTDANIKLAMQELYNDFEPLSDFRASQEYRSLSAANMLRRYFIEQQNKSNQIETRVTSYV